Proteins encoded in a region of the Sander lucioperca isolate FBNREF2018 chromosome 4, SLUC_FBN_1.2, whole genome shotgun sequence genome:
- the ndufs8a gene encoding NADH:ubiquinone oxidoreductase core subunit S8a, protein MMAATLRLLYSVSRPGTIVASQNLVRSFSVSAQREGFKYVNAQEIPTDMKSITDRAAQTLLWTELFRGLGMTMSYLFREPATINYPFEKGPLSPRFRGEHALRRYPSGEERCIACKLCEAICPAQAITIEAETRADGSRRTTRYDIDMTKCIYCGFCQEACPVDAIVEGPNFEFSTETHEELLYNKEKLLNNGDKWEAEIAANIQADYLYR, encoded by the exons ATGATGGCTGCAACATTGCGTTTGCTGTACTCTGTGTCAAGGCCAG GCACTATTGTGGCCAGCCAGAATCTAGTGAGGTCCTTCAGTGTGTCTGCACAAAGGGAAGGATTCA aGTATGTGAATGCCCAAGAGATCCCCACAGATATGAAGTCCATCACAGACCGAGCTGCTCAGACGCTGCTCTGGACAGAGCTCTTCAGAG GTCTGGGCATGACAATGAGCTACCTGTTCAGAGAGCCCGCCACCATCAACTACCCATTTGAGAAGGGGCCGCTGTCGCCACGCTTCAGAGGAGAACACGCACTACGCAG GTATCCTTCAGGAGAGGAGCGCTGCATTGCCTGCAAACTGTGTGAAGCTATCTGCCCTgcgcag GCCATCACCATCGAAGCAGAGACCCGTGCTGACGGCAGCAGGAGGACGACTCGCTACGACATCGACATGACCAAATGCATTTACTGCGGCTTTTGTCAGGAGGCTTGTCCTGTGGACGCCATTGTAGAG GGTCCTAACTTTGAGTTTTCCACTGAAACCCATGAAGAACTGCTCTACAACAAGGAGAAGCTCCTCAACAATGGAGACAAGTGGGAGGCAGAGATAGCTGCCAACATACAAGCTGATTACCTCTACCGatag